Within Spinacia oleracea cultivar Varoflay chromosome 4, BTI_SOV_V1, whole genome shotgun sequence, the genomic segment TATCTGAGTGTTTTAGTTTTTGTCTCGTGTTCTAGGTCTGTTTAGAAACTACAGTTGTATATCGTGTATTCCAGCCTCATTCTTCAGCAGGGCCTCATTCTAGCATGCAGGTCGCGGTCCTTAACAGTCCTGGTCCATGCCTAGCCCGGCCACTCTGTTTTGTGTCAGGCCCTGCTGGGTTGAGTAGTTCAGCTAGTTGAGTAGTTCAGTAGTTCAGCTAGTTCAGTAGTTCAGCTTTAGTAGGGCAGCAGGTTCAGCAGTGAACCTGGTTCAGTAGTTCAGCTAGTTCAGTAGGTCAGCTAGTTCAGTAGTTCAGCCTGTATTTCAGCTAGTTCATTAGTTCAGTAGTTCGGTAGTTCAGCCTGTATTTCAGCTATTTCAGACTGTATTCCTGCCAtgtcttgattgttttgttttAAACGTGCAGGCAAGATTCCACCTTGAAGATGATCCAGTAATCAAAAAGAATTTCCTCTCTAGTGTAGCTAAGAGATTCAGGGACTTCAAGGGAAAGCTAGTGAGTGGCCATATTATTTTTACAAGAAAGTTGAGCAAAAATGAGGTCAATCGTCAACCATATGAGATTTGGAAAAACATCCAACGAGAAGATTGGGAGACATTTAAAAAGTCAAAAACATCTGACATAGCAGTGGTAAGTTTATATTTCACTATTTTGTATGATGTGTATAATTGGCTATGGTATGAAACTAACGTAAAAATTTATGTTTGTTAGCTTAAGCGTCAAAAGGCCCAAAAGAGTGCAAAATCGAATGATAATCCTCATCACTTGGGACAATATAACTATGAGGATGCTCGGAAAATATGGATCCACGAGGGCTTTTACCCAAATTCTGAACAAAATCGAGGTGATGATTGGTATTGTTCAATGCATAAGAAAGACAAAAAAACAGGAAAAAGATCTATCCCAAAGCCCAAAACGAAGGCAATTGCTGACAAATATGTAAGTAATTCAATTCTTGTGATTTTCTATATGCGGCCCACGAGATAAAGTCTAGTTCATAATGTGATACACTGAATGATAATGGAGTTAATATCTTGCCACTTATTATATGAACTAGAGCCTGTGATCGATACTTTTTTTAAATCAATGGTGCTTATAGTGCTTCCTTTGTTGGTTTGCTTGTGTATAAGTTTTGATGCCTATTCTTTTATATAACAACTATGAACAGCTGGAGATTAAAGAAAAGCAAGCAAAAGGGGAATTTACTCCACATCGGAACCAAGATGCCTTATCCGAGGCTCTTGGGAAGTCAGATCATTTGGGCCGGGCACGTGGATTTGGAGGGGTGAATGTCGGGGTCAAAAGGGCGTTTGGAAAGGCAACATCAAAGCCTAAGTCTGATCATGAGACAATAAAAGCACAACTTCGGGAGGAAATGAGAGAAGAGTTAAAGGCTAGCATGAAGGCCAATCTCCCTTCCATTTTAGAATCTATGGGTTTAAGTACCACATTGCCTTCAACAACTCCTTCGAACCACTCTCAACGTTCACCACCCAGGCAAATTGAGCTACCCCATGAGAAGGCTCTGCCATCTGAGTTGGAGGAGGTTCTGCCGCCCTTCGAGGTAACTTATCACTCACTGAATGTCTATTATGAGCTTATGCATACAGATTCTAGCTTTTCCTAGACTCAAGATTTTCATAGCTAGAGTAATGCCCGGTTTTTTGAGCTATACGAGAACCACTACACTGCAGCACTGATCCACTTGTCTACTGCACAACAGCACTGCACCACTACATCACAGCATCATTGCACTGCTGTCCTGCTGTGCATTGCACTGCTTGCAGTAGGACAGCAGTGCAGTGCACAGTAGGACAGCAGTGCAGTGCTGCTACAGGACAGCAGTGCAGTGCTGCTACAGGACAGCAGTGTAGTGAGGCACATGTCCGGAAAACTGACCAAGTTGTTCAGCAGCCAATGCACTGAGAGTGGCACTTTAATCCAATTCACAAAGTTCTGTTAAAAATTGAGCATTAGACGCCGTATCATACAAGTTAAAGTTATAGAATCCCAATACACAAACATATCCCAAAATTCCGACttaattagaaaaaaaatcTAATATATGTGTCTAGGAATCAAATTCACATTGCAAATCTGATGCCATTCTGTTGTTAGTTCTGGTCAACAGGGTTGACTTTTTTGAGGTTCAGGTCAAAGTTGACCAGAGTTGACTTTTTCAAGAATCTAGTCAAAGTTGACCAGTGTTGAAGTGCAAATGTTTTGCCTTATTTTGTGTAAACTTATTTGAAGTTTACTTATCTCTAATATATATGTCTAATGTGATAAAAATCCTTACCCAGGTAGAAACTACATGCCAACTTCTACTTAAAGACCCGGAATCTGGAGCAATGTATGATGTGGCGAGTGCTACCGCATATCCACCTCGTGAGAATGAAGTTTGTCACACTGTATCGTTACTTCCCGGTCATTTGAAGGTGAAAATTCAGAAAGTGCCAGATGAATTCTTGGGCTTGCCACTTCCTGTTCCTGTTCCGGCGTTCGAAATTGAGGCAATGGAGAATGCTATTGGTACATATGTGCAATGGCCTACTACATTAATTAGGTTTTCAGTTGAggtaataagattctaattgtatttattcaattatatgtatttCATATTCACCAATCATGTTATCGATTATAGtttatattctttgattttaatttttaggcgACACCGAAAGTTAAGAAGTTGAAGCGGATGTCGCCAGAGATGATTTTTAGCAATGAACTAGCCTCTGGCTTGTCGGCTTCTCGAAAAAGCCCGGATATTCCCGATACCATTGTAGATTCCCTTAGTCAAGAATGTGAGTGGTTGCGGACATTTGTTGCCTCCATGCCAGATGGTGATTCTTTTGAAGTGATTCTAGATGGTACCTCGTTCCATTacaatgaaaatggaaaaattCAAGTAGACAAGAATGATATTTCACAGTTCTTAAGAGGAGCAAAGCTAAATATATCCATTATTCAAGTTTTCAtgaggtaattttttttaatctcaaGTAGGTAATAGATTTAACTTTCTTTCACGTAAATCATGTAACCTATTCAATAATCGACCGCTCAGAGCACTCCAACATGAATTGAACTCAAATGACAAGGCTTCCAAAGTTGGGTGGCTATGTCCAGACACTACTTCTGACACCAAAATAAAATCAAGCACAGAGGAAGTCAACGCATACATTTTCAAAGCAATGAACGAATCAGTAAAATCCAGAAATGAGTTTGTTCTGGCACCTATTTTTGAAAAGTAAGTATGAAATGAGTTCGTTTGTTGCTTCAATTCTATTGTATGAAATGGTGTTCACAAAATAAAAATTGGCAATGAACTCTAAACTACATTACTCAGTCACCGTTTACCAATGAACTCTCTTGCAAGTAGCCAGACTTTCAGCAGCAATAATACATCtgatgttctttttattatgctgctgctgctactctTTTGAAATGGCATTCAATTCTGTTGTATTGTGTTGCTGCCAcactgttgttgttgcttcagTTCTgatgtattgtgatgttgctatCTGATATGTCTGATGTATTATTGCTTCTGAAGTTCTTGTTATATGCTGCTATTGTTATGCTAAGTTGCTGCTGCTATGCATGATCAGTTATGCTAAGTTGATGCTGTCTGATAGTTACTGTTCTAAGTCAGTGCATATGTTGTTGTTCTAAGTTGTTGCGCCTGCTGTGTTGCTCATATTCttacttatattattaaaatggtAATGGAATTGTTATTGGATCCAGCGACCATTGGATGCTCCTTGCAATATCTGTAAAAAATTGCACCATATATCACTTCGATTCCATTTGCTTGAGTTTAGGTCGAAAGATAAAGATGAAGACAATAGTGAGACAGTAAGTCCTTTTAGTTTTTTCGTTATGTAATTATGTTTTTATCAAGTATCCATCTAAGGATATAACCAAGCAATAACTTAAGATTAATTGGGAATTTCTAGTTTTTTTACAAGGTACAAGATGTGTGGCAACCGTGTCAACAGGAAAGAGCCTTTATGGAAATATGTGGAGGTAACTGCACACGTAAAAATTATTTGATATTTATAGTTTGTatatattccatttttacttAATCTAAATTCTACCCTTGTTTCTAGTGCGCTCAACAAAAGGGAGGCCTTGAGTGTGGATTTTACGTAATGCGGTACATGTTTGATTTAGTCTCTTGCTGCAATGATGTTTCAGACTTAGAGAAGGTAAGGGTGTTATCCTTGTTAtatagtttaatttatttttggattttaatttggttatgttttaatttggtttaaaataccaatctaagttcacgggttagagttgggagcaaaaacgactataacggtcaaaatatgacctataatgatcattaaagccttaaacgcgcataacttgaccaaagtagatggtaatgattctaagtaacctaatactaagtatattaaacattttaagggtttagaataccaatctaagttcacgggttagagttgagagcaaaaacgactataacggtcaaaatatgacctataatgatcattaaagccttaaacgtgcataaattgaccaaagaagatgggaatgagtctaagtaacctaatactaagtatattaaacatttaaagggtttagaataccaatctaagttcacgggttagagttgggagcaaaaacgactataacggtcaaaaaatgacctttattgttcactaaagccttaaacgcgcataactataccaaagtagatgggaatgagtctaagtaaactaatactaagcatattaaacatttaaagggtttagaataccaatctaagttcatgggttagagttgggagcaaaaacgactataacggtcaaaatatgacctttattgatcaataaagccttaaacgcgcataacttgaccaaagtagatgggaatgagtctaagtaacctaatactaagtatattaaacatttaaagggtttagaataccaatctaagttcactggttagagttgggagcaaaaacgactataacggtcaaaatattacctataatgatcattaaagccttaaacgtgcataacttgaccaaagtagatgggaatgagtctaagtaacctaatactaagtatattaaacatttaaagggtttagaataccaatctaagttcacgggttagagttgggagcaaaaacgactataacggtcaaaatatgacctataatgatcattaaagccttaaacgtgcataacttgaccaaagtagatgggaatgagtctaagtaacctaatactaagtatattaaacatttaaagggtttataaCCGTAAGGCACACAGAACACCTAACTATAAACAGGCTGGAAAACTACAGAAACTATAACAGCAAATATGAATCTTTGCTAAATCCTCTGACAAATGGTAAAATCATATGTCAAGCATTTCATTCTTGCATGAAACTAGAGCTTTTCAGCGTAACATCGTCGCACATTCTGCTTTATCCCGTTACTAGAGACACTGGATAAGTTGACAACTTGACATGGGCATCAGTATTGAATCTAACCGAAGATAACTAATTTTATGATgtatatattattttgttaggTTTGCACATCAATGAGTGGAGATCCTTTCACCGATgagcaaattgatgaaatacGAGACAAATGGGCATCATACTTCACCGAACATTGTGTGTAATTAACGCTTCATCGATCTCTTTTTGTGGATGTTTCAtgctattaaaatcatatatgattgccttattatatttttggtgcaATTTTGTAACGTGTGAAGTGTAAAAGATATATTTATTATAGACTTGAAACTATTTAGTTGGTTTATTTTGTAAACATATGATGGTTAACTTATatgtaaaaatcaaagtttctTGGAAGTTATTGGTGGTTGATGACACTTTTGAACGTTGTATAAATGTGGCGTGAGTACAGGTTTTATATTTTTGGGATTGTTTAGTtcacaaaaaatatattatttattaaaaaaaaattacaaattatttgCGGCGTATAAACTCCCGCAATTTTACCAAAGTTTGAGGCGTTCAGGTAGAAACGCCGCTATAGAATTCATAtaatttgaggcgtttttttttaatagcgcCGCAAATGAATGATTGATTTGAGGCGTTAAAAAACGCCGCAAATCAATACCATTCATTTGCTGCCACTCTATTTGCTGCTATGCCTAAAACGCCGCAAATCAATATAAAAGTGACGCCTCAAATcaatatttttctactagtgaaccaagagtagtttctagactattagcaaaaggattttgcttacctaagatgttttagaattgagtcgacaaactgtgcttaattcttcaatggttttagggtcttggaatcattttattcacacctgccggaacacataattcgaataaaatgctaatgacttgtttgaattgcatgattcctttaatttcaagttattattcatgataaatgtttagactttgcatgcttcaatgtatgttttaattattgtttataattaaatatcttgcactgcaataaatccttttagaaaggtaacagtaaatttcctcgattggtagtgaatccaagaacgattcacggaaatgagagaaaatgagcaatttaaaatgtacgtttcttttagcgacttttatggttgttttcgaatatcaaaatcgaatggcaaaccaattggtgcttgtgaattcaaaatacaatgtagttttgagatcataaagcattgagtttaaacgctcagctttaccaatggttaacaacctaaaatattttttccatttaattctcgaatgagtctagtccctagacattcgagtagatcgatgcttagagaactttagaagcttctagtaagatcatctagttgaaacaaaatattcaacataaattaaaatggtaaagaaccttgttggtgacattggacatgtctaacaaagtataaaagtcaacactaaagaattcaattcttaagactataagaaagggtacaagaaataagaaaacaaaggaacagatgacaggaatttacaattccgtttctacctataagtttatgtttaaagagaagtgacctagcaatcaaacttccttggtatcatataccgcttgaggttcttacttcggtaataactcaaacaatggaagctaggctacactaatgacctacaagtgggaaatgaagcatggcaatgctacattagttgtaggatcatctagtttgttttaagtccttttaaaggctggaacttaatggctattttgttccataatcaacatacctaaatttctgttttcaaacacagaaagactcacattcaagaaaaacaaaaacaatgtttgtttgtttatttgaatgaaatgatcaattacgggttgagtcaatatgcttgattaaaacaaacaactctttaacaataaaaactttactaggttcaaatcaaccccttgatttgagttccactaatctttggcattgttgcttagaccatatcaataagttaacattcaaaagctctattttgatggacttttgaaagttcattgatttctaaatcaatttaagacaactagtcttacttgttgaaagtaacaaaagatatgaactattgttagaacgcctagacaatagagttcaaagctaaagaaagattttatgactttattatttcacatggatttgagtgaatataggtttatttactcaaatgtgatataagttgaatctgtttgcctagttcaaagattcagaagtataaaatccacttggcaagaaatcataaagatctaggttagatcatgttgatgattacttgagaccaaatatgatcatcaatgattgtgtgttgtaatttcacgatctaactccataagatatggcatatctacgttggaatgatcaaagtcaattagtacttgattcgatcaatgatgaatcataaagacttttcctataatttctaaaaaatgctcaactaccaccaaactaaaccaaattcgtcaaagctattgaaaagtaatttcagaataacgtttcataaaatatatctagagagttgcaaaactcagtgggagcttagtgtttgacaaactaaggcccaagatagatatatgtttcattgtgatttattcaaatgagacacaagggtattgtttctaccacgaatttttgagaacataatgtttgtttgctcgaaataatgtccttttggagattcatttccaaaatgacaagtgggagaaaatagacctcgaaagtcttcgaggcgaacaacaaacataaacggaaattccggaggcttttcgaagtgcttcagaaaatccgaacttattctgtaaggactttacaagtggctttaaagaatagacatctcttagaagactttacaagtgcttcaaggagaacagaatattcaaaggacttttaagtggctattgatattctgttgtttgatgttctatacccttgtaggcatagagttcaagtcactgaaactatgagattcttctattagatagtgaagaaacatggagttcaggtcactgaaactatgcaattcttctattagatagtgaagaaacctacaacttgcagtcaaactattatcatgtagattaatgagtttgtgacttgtaagaaagctatgacgaaacctagattccctaaaatggttagaggccatatatagactcaaatgttttaaatggttagaggccataaaacatactcaatgttttgatgacaaaattaaaattttgttgatttgcaagaatagtttcacacctattggttgcaagtttgttttaaggataaaaaccatcaaacatggaattgtgttcacacacaaagctagattagttgctaaaggttacaagcaaattcatggcatggattgtgttgaaacctcatgcataatcgtaatgctcaagtctataactcaagcaatgattgcatattggtacatatgacaattggatgacaaaacgtattcctcaatcaaatgttggaagaaaactatgtacatggcatgtcataggatttgtggatccaaataaatgcttgaaaaggaatgctaacttatgaaatctaagtacagatttaagcaagcaattgggaattggaactgtattttagtgaagctaataagcattttagtttcataaaatatacatgattcttatagatatataagaagtttagtgggagtacgtaaaacttatttggtcctatgtgtatcacacatatctctctattgtgaaataacattcaaatgctaatgacttaggtttgaaattattcatcaatgatggaccaaggcgaaacttagtacatactgggtattaagatctatttacaaagatcttatgatattgtttagtaatggcatttactaaatcaaacacgaaagactccattggagatattcgatccatatgaataaatc encodes:
- the LOC130471530 gene encoding uncharacterized protein, with amino-acid sequence MARNGDESDEETPEKDKDYDALNEKDQGEPEDIANDEYLRRLDEFEELADAAALLGVDTNHPTEESGSKKGKGRGRGSGKARGPTKGLGRTGPMFLQFDSLLRPSGKWRLKYGQQIGLCSRKLNINWDWPSVSQGLRSKLWEDTMARFHLEDDPVIKKNFLSSVAKRFRDFKGKLVSGHIIFTRKLSKNEVNRQPYEIWKNIQREDWETFKKSKTSDIAVLKRQKAQKSAKSNDNPHHLGQYNYEDARKIWIHEGFYPNSEQNRGDDWYCSMHKKDKKTGKRSIPKPKTKAIADKYVSNSILVIFYMRPTR
- the LOC130471531 gene encoding uncharacterized protein, with the translated sequence MPILLYNNYEQLEIKEKQAKGEFTPHRNQDALSEALGKSDHLGRARGFGGVNVGVKRAFGKATSKPKSDHETIKAQLREEMREELKASMKANLPSILESMGLSTTLPSTTPSNHSQRSPPRQIELPHEKALPSELEEVLPPFEVETTCQLLLKDPESGAMYDVASATAYPPRENEVCHTVSLLPGHLKVKIQKVPDEFLGLPLPVPVPAFEIEAMENAIGTYVQWPTTLIRFSVEATPKVKKLKRMSPEMIFSNELASGLSASRKSPDIPDTIVDSLSQECEWLRTFVASMPDGDSFEVILDGTSFHYNENGKIQVDKNDISQFLRGAKLNISIIQVFMRALQHELNSNDKASKVGWLCPDTTSDTKIKSSTEEVNAYIFKAMNESVKSRNEFVLAPIFENDHWMLLAISVKNCTIYHFDSICLSLGRKIKMKTIVRHFFTRYKMCGNRVNRKEPLWKYVECAQQKGGLECGFYVMRYMFDLVSCCNDVSDLEKVCTSMSGDPFTDEQIDEIRDKWASYFTEHCV